The genome window TGGCTTTCCCACACAACTGGGCTTGAGCCGACCTTTCATCCTATCTCCGCTACTCCTTCACTGGACTATTAGGACATCTGCATGAGTTCTTGAGCGAAGAGCTTCTGCTCCCTCACACACTGCTCCAGATTCCACCCAAGCTCGATCTCGATTCCGTACAAGAGCATCTGAAAACATGGGGTTGGGCAAGAAGTAAGAAAGAGCCGTTGCACTGTACACTCTGGTAGTCACTAACCCCAAGTTAAGGTCCATTCGCATCAATGGTGCCGACTGCGGCATCGAGTCGCTTTTGCTTGGTGTTATCACCAGCATAGGAGGCTTCCTGTTCGGTTATGACACCGGTCAAATTTCATCTATGCTTCTGTTCACGGACTTCAAGAGACGCTTCGCAACCGGTGCACCAGACGCCGACGGTATTCCACAATGGGTTCCCATCACCCAGTCCTTAATGGTGTCGCTCATGAGTATCGGTACTCTCATCGGTGCGCTCTCAGGTGCCTACACAGCCGACTGGTGGGGCCGGCGAAGGAGCTTGAGTTTTGGTGTCAGTATCTTCATCGTTGGAAACATTATCCAGATCACAGCCATGAACTCGTGGGTTCACATGATGATGGGTCGCTTCATCGCTGGTCTGGGAGTCGGCAACTTGTCTATCGGTGTGCCCATGTTCCAGTCAGAGTGCTCTCCCCGCGAGATTCGTGGTGCTGTTGTCGCATCCTACCAGCTTCTCATCACCTTCGGCATCCTCATTTCCAACTTGATCAACTTCGGCGTTCGCAACATCCAGGAAACCGATGCTTCATGGCGCATCGTTATCGGCCTTGGTATTGGCTTCTCCCTGCCATTGGGCTTGGGAATCCTCGCCGTTCCCGAATCTCCTCGATGGCTCGCAGGTCGTCAGGATTGGGAAGGCGCTCGCATGTCCATGGCGCGCCTCCGTGGTCTTAAGGACGATCCGCACAACGAGACCGTCGAGAAGGATCTCCAGGAAATGTTCAAGGTCATTGAGGAGGAGTCTAAGACGGGCTACGGTACTTGGCTTGAGTGCTTCACTGGATCCTCTGGAATCCCGAAGACCGTCTACAGAACGATCCTGGGTATCTGCATTCATTTCCTGCAGCAGTGGTATGTTGCCGTCCACCGAAGTTTCAATGTCAAAGAACAGTGTCTAACATCCACCATAGGACCGGTATCAACTACTTCTTCTATTACGGAGCACAAATTTTCGAGTCGGCTGGTATTGACGATCCGATCATGGTTCAGCTTATTCTTGGTGCCGTCAACGTCGTGTGCACTTTCTATGGTCTCTATGCTGTTGAGAGATACGGTAGACGCTGGCCCATGTTTATTGGTGCTCTGTGGCAGTTTGCCTGGCTCACAATCTTCGCCTCTGTCGGCACTGCCCTTCCTCCCGAAACCAGCGCAACCAGTGGCATCGTGATGATCGTCTCGGCCTGCATGTTCATTGCTTCCTTTGCTAGCGTAAGCTTCCCCCTGCCAACTTTAACGATTCTCCTTACTGACTATCTATCTTATAGACCTGGGGACCTATGGCGTGGTGCGTCATTGGAGAGACATTCCCTCTCCGAACTAGAGCCAAGCAGGCATCTCTTGCTACCGCCGGTAACTGGTTGGGCAACTTCCTCATCTCGTTCCTGACACCATTCGCGACCAACGGTATTTCTTTCGCATACGGTTTCGTTTTTGCTGGTTGCAACTTAGCCGCCGCTTTCCTCGTATGGTTCTTCCTCTACGAGACGAAAATGCTGTCCCTCGAGAACGTCGACAGAATGTACAGCGACCCAAGCGTCAAGCCCTACTCTTCCACCAAGTGGGTGCCTCCAGGCTACATCACTCGCAAGGATAAAGACGAGTCCGCGTTCCAACGAGCATCGGTCCACACCGACAACAGCAACCCGACTGAGAAGGCAAGCGATGAGAGACCTTTCTCCGAACATCACACCAAGCAAGAAACTACATCCAACGCCGTTTAGGCCATTATAGTTTCATAGTTGCTTGCgtctatagttttaataataataccgtTGAACATAATCCATGTGTAAGGTCATAGAATCGGCTGTAACTTTGCCGTGTGGCACATGAGCGTCTGCTTTCCCCTTCTGAAAGACCTCTATTTCAAAGCTTGAGAGATATTACGAGGATGAACAGATCTTTTGTTCGAGCTATTGTTTAGAATACCAAGCTGTGTCCCTTTTCCCCTTCAGAACGTCACTGGCCGTCTCCAGTCCTCATGAAAATATTCGAAGGTCTGTCTCGGTGCGCGAATCGCTCTTCAACGTCATATTCGATCTCTGGACCTTCTTGCTTGAAACCCAGCTTGGAATACACGTGTCTACCCATACTTGACGCCTCCAAGAGTAGCTCAAGCCCGCCACGTCGCTTCGCCTCATCGAGACCCCACTGAACCAGCTTCTTGGCGATGCCCTTACCCTGGAACTTGGGATCCACGGCGCACATGTCCAGCACGAAAACTGCCGGCTCAGCCGCCGTCGCCTTCTCTGCGATGACCTCCTCACGTCGCTTGTGCAGCGATCCCATACAGGCTGCGGCGTATCGCTGCTCGGCTTCGTTGCCGGGGAAGATGGACTCCAGCCCGAGCTCCTTGATCAAGTCTTTCGGTGGCTGATCGCCGTGACCTTCAATGGCGGACTGCTGTGCCCAGATTGCCATGCCTACGATTCTGCGCTGTCCGGCATTTTCGGGATCCGGAAGGGTGGCCTTGAGGAAGACGACATTGGGGTCGCCCTTGTTGTTCTGGTTGACGGTTTTGAAGCGGTTAGCCATGCGACCGGCGCCGCGAACCACGCCTTCCGGCGTATCCCAGCCGGGGTTCATGGACAGGTAGACACCATCACGAGCTTGGTGACCGAATGCGTCTCGGACGACCTCGGTGA of Colletotrichum lupini chromosome 8, complete sequence contains these proteins:
- a CDS encoding acetyltransferase: MVALKNVVLATFAGSALACVDFVASINNFQYATITLTDNGQKVCSVNGYGDVNGWRLNCRSGYSAYMRFRDDVVEYSAPHGSWTFATKCEYMAAPGAGAADFSILTPPFEVFNRDYYPAETMASTTVAGQNYDVRIEVISQPEDFTQVTEVVRDAFGHQARDGVYLSMNPGWDTPEGVVRGAGRMANRFKTVNQNNKGDPNVVFLKATLPDPENAGQRRIVGMAIWAQQSAIEGHGDQPPKDLIKELGLESIFPGNEAEQRYAAACMGSLHKRREEVIAEKATAAEPAVFVLDMCAVDPKFQGKGIAKKLVQWGLDEAKRRGGLELLLEASSMGRHVYSKLGFKQEGPEIEYDVEERFAHRDRPSNIFMRTGDGQ